A stretch of the Kushneria konosiri genome encodes the following:
- a CDS encoding flagellar hook assembly protein FlgD, which produces MAFDSSLVSRVNGTSTTGGTSGMGATSASELGEEFMSLLVAQLNNQDPLNPMENAEFTSQIAQINTVSGIDKLNDTLSSITGQIDASQKLQASAMVGRGVLVEGNRIQVGKDTVLPFGIELDDDAAKVTATITDGSGRTINQYDLGAIKAGVQSFSWDGTDESKARVEDGTYQVTIAATDASGRAVASRPLQYGYVSGVMTSNNTTKLDLGPNMDSVAFNDVKQIL; this is translated from the coding sequence ATGGCATTTGACAGCTCTCTGGTGAGTCGTGTGAACGGCACCAGTACCACTGGCGGCACCAGCGGCATGGGCGCGACCAGCGCCAGCGAACTGGGCGAGGAGTTCATGAGCCTGCTGGTGGCGCAGCTCAACAACCAGGACCCGCTCAATCCGATGGAGAACGCTGAGTTCACCTCGCAGATTGCGCAGATCAATACGGTCAGCGGGATTGACAAGCTCAACGACACGCTCTCGAGCATTACCGGTCAGATCGATGCCTCCCAGAAGCTGCAGGCCAGTGCCATGGTCGGGCGCGGCGTACTGGTGGAAGGCAACAGGATTCAGGTAGGCAAGGACACCGTGTTGCCCTTCGGGATCGAGCTTGATGATGATGCGGCCAAGGTCACCGCCACCATTACCGATGGTTCGGGTCGCACCATCAATCAGTACGATCTAGGCGCAATCAAGGCTGGCGTACAGTCCTTCAGCTGGGATGGCACTGATGAAAGCAAAGCCCGCGTTGAGGACGGTACCTATCAGGTCACTATTGCGGCAACTGATGCCAGCGGCCGGGCTGTGGCTTCGCGGCCGCTGCAGTATGGCTATGTGAGTGGTGTCATGACCAGCAACAACACCACGAAGCTGGATCTGGGGCCCAATATGGACAGCGTTGCCTTCAACGACGTCAAACAGATTCTGTAA
- the flgC gene encoding flagellar basal body rod protein FlgC, with translation MSLFNVFNISGSALSAQSQRMNVTASNLANADSVAGPDGQPYRARQLTFEMAAEPGQQIGGVRVAGISEDQSEFRRLYDPKNPAADDQGYVNMPNVDTTSEMVNMISAARSYQANVEVLNTNKSLMLKTLTLGQ, from the coding sequence ATGAGTCTTTTCAACGTTTTCAACATTTCAGGGTCGGCCCTGTCGGCGCAGTCACAGCGCATGAACGTGACCGCCAGCAATCTGGCCAACGCCGATAGCGTGGCAGGCCCGGACGGCCAGCCCTATCGTGCCAGACAGCTGACCTTTGAAATGGCGGCCGAACCCGGCCAGCAGATTGGTGGCGTTCGCGTCGCCGGGATCAGCGAAGACCAGAGCGAATTCCGCCGTCTTTATGATCCGAAAAACCCGGCCGCTGACGATCAGGGTTACGTCAACATGCCGAACGTGGATACCACGTCTGAAATGGTCAACATGATTTCGGCAGCGCGCTCCTATCAGGCCAACGTCGAAGTCCTTAACACCAACAAGTCACTGATGCTCAAAACGCTGACACTGGGTCAGTAA
- the flgB gene encoding flagellar basal body rod protein FlgB — protein sequence MIDRLNASLNFMQQSLNLRAERQEVLSANIANADTPGYKARDFDFRAELDRAVNQGRAEGQSGLSLSMTSNRHIPAQANGSVGGIDMLYRNPTQPSLDGNTVDMDMERVNFADNAVHYQADVQFLTSRLQGLKNAMQRES from the coding sequence ATGATCGACCGACTCAATGCCTCACTCAACTTTATGCAGCAGTCTCTTAACCTGCGTGCCGAGCGTCAGGAAGTGCTGTCCGCCAATATCGCCAATGCGGATACACCCGGATACAAGGCGCGCGATTTTGACTTCAGAGCCGAGCTGGACCGGGCAGTCAATCAGGGACGGGCAGAGGGGCAGAGCGGGCTGTCACTGAGCATGACGTCAAACCGTCACATTCCGGCGCAGGCCAATGGCAGCGTTGGCGGTATCGACATGCTGTATCGCAATCCGACCCAGCCAAGTCTGGATGGCAATACGGTCGACATGGATATGGAGCGGGTCAATTTCGCGGACAACGCCGTGCATTACCAGGCAGACGTACAGTTTCTGACCAGTCGATTGCAGGGCCTGAAAAATGCCATGCAGCGCGAGTCCTGA
- the flgA gene encoding flagellar basal body P-ring formation chaperone FlgA codes for MLLSSLRSYRQRYCHGAAALLMAAWLVCPPAQANEQIIYDVIEGFLLEQTAGESGEVSIEITPSPAAAMACQAPSAFLPGRGGKVSGRTSIGIRCPGDAPETRYFQAYVHINGQYPVVNRNIMPGDMIEEGDLDWQEGDLTRLSSRLITDASQLVGQVSQRRIAAGQPIQAGMVKAPVLIQRGAEVALLVRGNGFMISSSGQALNDAGLGENVRVRMPSGSVINGEARREGVVEVH; via the coding sequence ATGCTGCTGTCCTCCTTGCGCTCATATCGCCAACGTTACTGCCATGGTGCTGCAGCATTGCTGATGGCCGCGTGGCTGGTGTGCCCACCAGCCCAGGCGAACGAACAGATCATTTATGACGTTATCGAGGGGTTTTTGCTGGAGCAGACCGCCGGTGAAAGCGGTGAGGTGTCCATCGAGATCACGCCGTCGCCGGCGGCGGCCATGGCCTGTCAGGCTCCTTCTGCTTTTCTGCCAGGGCGCGGCGGCAAGGTTTCAGGCCGCACATCAATCGGCATACGCTGCCCCGGCGATGCTCCGGAAACGCGCTACTTTCAGGCTTATGTCCATATCAATGGTCAATATCCGGTGGTCAACCGCAACATCATGCCAGGCGACATGATTGAAGAAGGTGACCTCGACTGGCAGGAAGGCGATTTGACTCGGCTTTCCAGCCGTTTGATTACCGATGCCTCGCAGCTGGTGGGCCAGGTGTCACAGCGACGCATTGCGGCCGGCCAACCGATTCAGGCAGGCATGGTCAAGGCGCCCGTATTGATTCAGCGTGGCGCCGAGGTAGCCCTGCTGGTTCGGGGCAACGGTTTCATGATCAGCAGTAGTGGCCAGGCGTTAAATGACGCAGGGCTTGGTGAAAATGTTCGGGTTAGAATGCCCTCTGGCAGCGTTATCAATGGTGAGGCAAGACGCGAAGGAGTAGTGGAAGTTCACTAA
- the flgM gene encoding flagellar biosynthesis anti-sigma factor FlgM, with amino-acid sequence MKIDSNNGSINRIASPVSVSRVNTPEPAKTEQSDATRWVPSSAHDGSHDIDTVRVNELRQAIRDGSFEVDTGKIADGLIASAQELLSNKG; translated from the coding sequence ATGAAAATCGATAGCAACAACGGTTCGATCAACCGCATTGCCAGCCCGGTATCGGTATCACGCGTTAATACGCCTGAACCTGCAAAAACCGAGCAAAGCGACGCGACGCGCTGGGTACCTTCCAGCGCTCACGATGGCTCGCACGACATTGATACGGTACGTGTCAACGAACTGCGTCAGGCCATTCGCGATGGCAGCTTTGAGGTTGATACCGGAAAAATTGCCGACGGCCTGATCGCAAGCGCACAGGAACTGCTTTCGAACAAGGGCTGA
- a CDS encoding flagella synthesis protein FlgN: protein MNDYANILNQIDEALGRFIDLLEREAEILDHHPVDIEALLQTCEHKGTSMVRLDQLERARSSLLESRGLTADRATSDRAAIKLELNETWQRIIERTEAAAQRNRLNGFVIGRRLDFHSRALNFLQTAAGMTMYGPTGRQHNIGRSSTHLVG from the coding sequence ATGAATGATTACGCCAATATCCTGAACCAGATCGATGAGGCTCTGGGACGCTTCATCGACCTGCTCGAGCGTGAGGCCGAGATTCTGGACCATCATCCGGTTGATATTGAAGCCCTGTTGCAGACATGCGAACACAAGGGGACCTCAATGGTCAGACTGGACCAGCTTGAACGGGCCAGAAGCTCGCTGCTCGAAAGTCGCGGATTGACAGCGGATCGGGCCACAAGCGATCGCGCAGCCATCAAGCTTGAGCTCAATGAGACATGGCAGCGTATCATTGAGCGCACGGAGGCCGCCGCACAGCGTAATCGTCTCAACGGGTTTGTCATCGGCAGACGACTGGACTTCCACAGTCGTGCACTCAACTTTCTCCAGACGGCCGCCGGCATGACCATGTACGGGCCAACCGGTCGCCAGCATAATATCGGCCGCTCGAGTACTCATCTTGTGGGCTGA
- a CDS encoding flagellar protein FlhE encodes MGGLQAATGGAIPVQVNIPDMNQKGWEYRVALSSADSAPAGSHLTELSWRYELTANGVLPEAWLCAPSECVALKMAQGSTAAFKGMPISTPLSLHFVVPGKGMLKRPVQGGVAQIFVNYQRQDP; translated from the coding sequence ATGGGCGGCCTTCAGGCCGCGACCGGCGGCGCCATTCCTGTTCAGGTCAACATTCCTGATATGAACCAGAAGGGCTGGGAGTATCGAGTGGCATTGTCGTCGGCGGATAGCGCGCCGGCAGGCAGCCATTTGACCGAGCTCTCCTGGCGTTATGAGCTGACCGCCAATGGGGTATTACCGGAGGCCTGGCTGTGTGCACCTTCAGAATGTGTGGCATTGAAGATGGCGCAGGGGAGCACGGCGGCTTTCAAAGGGATGCCGATCAGTACGCCGCTGTCGCTGCATTTTGTCGTGCCCGGAAAGGGTATGCTCAAGCGTCCTGTACAGGGCGGGGTCGCGCAGATATTCGTTAATTACCAAAGGCAGGATCCGTAA
- the flhA gene encoding flagellar biosynthesis protein FlhA, producing the protein MNALSALFSRGGLNQSSQLKFLAGPVLILMILSMMVLPLPPFLLDMLFTFNIALSIMVLLVSMFTTKPLEFAAFPAVLLFSTLLRLSLNVASTRVVLLEGHNGGDAAGKVIEAFAEFLVGGNFAVGLVVFVILVVINFMVITKGAGRIAEVGARFTLDAMPGKQMAIDADLNAGLIDEKFARERRKEIAQEAEFFGSMDGASKFVRGDAVAGILIMVINIVGGLVVGVAQHGMSVGDAAHTYTLLTIGDGLVGQIPALIISTAAGVTVSRVNTEQDVGQQLLGQLFNNPRVLYLAAGVIGLLGIIPGMPNIVFLLFTAMLGGLGWYLNKKKQEAASVEETQPAPAATTDSHEASWDDVQLVDPLGLEVGHRLIPLVDQNQDGELLKRIKSLRKKFAQEVGFLPPVVHIRDNLSLQPQQYRIALNGVLIGEGEAWPGQYLAIDPGQAMGTLEGRVTKDPAFGLPATWIDAGQRDHAQMQGFTVVDASTVVATHLNHLLGEHASEMMGRSETQKLLDRLTKESPNLVEEVVPKLISLTTLTRILQQLLSEDVSIRDMRTIIDTLADHGAHTTDAMELTAAVRLALGRAITQQYFPGQEPAEVISLDVDLEKMLMQALNNGGALEPGLADTLIQQAETAVQRQEERGLPAVLVVQHGVRSLLSRFLRRRLPRLVVLSQAEIPEERQIRVTAIIGSQS; encoded by the coding sequence ATGAATGCATTGAGTGCACTGTTTTCCCGTGGCGGTCTGAATCAGAGCAGCCAGCTGAAATTTCTGGCCGGCCCCGTTCTGATTCTGATGATCCTGTCGATGATGGTGCTTCCGCTGCCACCATTTCTGCTCGACATGCTGTTCACCTTTAACATTGCGTTGTCGATCATGGTGCTGCTGGTGAGCATGTTTACCACCAAGCCGCTCGAATTTGCCGCCTTTCCGGCGGTATTGCTGTTCTCAACCCTGCTGCGTTTGTCGCTGAACGTCGCCTCGACGCGTGTCGTTCTGCTGGAAGGTCATAACGGCGGCGATGCGGCGGGCAAGGTGATCGAGGCGTTTGCCGAGTTTCTGGTCGGAGGCAATTTCGCTGTCGGTCTGGTGGTGTTCGTGATTCTGGTGGTCATCAACTTCATGGTTATCACCAAGGGTGCCGGTCGTATCGCTGAAGTCGGTGCCCGCTTTACTCTGGATGCCATGCCCGGCAAGCAGATGGCCATCGATGCGGATCTCAATGCCGGTCTGATCGATGAAAAATTCGCGCGTGAGCGGCGTAAAGAGATTGCTCAGGAAGCCGAGTTTTTCGGCTCCATGGATGGTGCCAGCAAGTTTGTGCGTGGTGATGCCGTGGCCGGCATTCTGATCATGGTGATCAATATTGTCGGCGGGCTGGTTGTCGGGGTTGCCCAGCACGGAATGTCCGTTGGTGACGCCGCCCATACCTATACGCTTTTGACCATCGGGGATGGTCTGGTCGGCCAGATCCCGGCGCTGATCATTTCGACGGCAGCTGGTGTGACCGTCTCTCGTGTGAATACCGAGCAGGATGTGGGGCAGCAGTTGTTGGGGCAGCTGTTCAACAATCCTCGCGTGCTCTATCTGGCGGCAGGTGTTATCGGCCTTCTGGGGATCATCCCCGGCATGCCCAACATCGTTTTTTTGCTGTTTACGGCCATGCTGGGTGGTCTGGGCTGGTACCTGAACAAGAAAAAGCAGGAGGCGGCCAGCGTTGAAGAGACTCAGCCGGCGCCTGCAGCCACCACGGACAGCCACGAAGCGAGTTGGGATGATGTGCAGCTGGTGGATCCGCTGGGGCTTGAAGTAGGGCATCGCCTGATTCCACTGGTGGATCAGAATCAGGATGGCGAGCTTTTAAAACGCATCAAGAGCCTGCGCAAGAAGTTCGCTCAGGAGGTCGGGTTTTTGCCGCCGGTAGTGCATATTCGTGACAATCTGTCCCTTCAACCCCAGCAGTATCGCATCGCGCTCAATGGTGTCCTGATCGGTGAAGGGGAGGCCTGGCCCGGCCAGTATCTGGCTATTGACCCTGGTCAGGCGATGGGAACTCTTGAGGGCCGTGTAACAAAGGATCCGGCGTTCGGGTTGCCGGCGACCTGGATCGATGCCGGTCAGCGTGATCATGCGCAGATGCAGGGCTTTACCGTGGTGGATGCCAGTACGGTAGTGGCGACTCATCTCAACCATCTGCTGGGCGAGCACGCCAGCGAAATGATGGGTCGCAGTGAAACCCAGAAGCTGCTGGATCGGTTGACGAAAGAGTCTCCCAATCTGGTCGAGGAGGTCGTGCCCAAGCTGATTTCATTGACCACGCTGACCAGAATCCTGCAGCAGCTCTTGTCCGAAGATGTTTCGATCCGCGACATGCGCACCATCATTGATACGCTGGCGGATCATGGCGCTCATACCACCGATGCCATGGAGTTGACTGCTGCCGTGAGGCTGGCGCTGGGACGTGCCATTACCCAGCAGTATTTCCCGGGACAGGAGCCTGCTGAAGTCATCAGTCTGGATGTGGATCTGGAGAAAATGCTGATGCAGGCGCTCAACAATGGCGGGGCACTTGAGCCCGGCCTTGCCGATACTCTGATTCAACAGGCCGAAACGGCCGTACAGCGTCAGGAGGAGCGTGGGCTTCCGGCCGTACTGGTTGTCCAGCATGGCGTACGCTCGCTGCTGTCGCGGTTTTTGCGCCGCCGTCTGCCGCGTCTGGTGGTGCTGTCTCAGGCAGAAATCCCGGAAGAGCGTCAGATTCGGGTGACGGCCATCATCGGATCGCAGTCATGA
- the flhB gene encoding flagellar biosynthesis protein FlhB translates to MSGDSDEEKTEEPTARRLEKAREEGQVARSRELTTFLMLAVGAAGLALCMSWMGETLSGVMSDGLTFDADVARDPTRMMINISALGGRALLAIAPILGIMGLVALLAPMALGGWLFSTKSLKVDLKKLNPGAGLKRIFSSQALAELAKTIAKSLLIALVAAYFIYSHQGELLGLAGESIQSAMRHMLLLVVFCCALILLAFIFVIIIDVPYQLWSHTKKLRMSREDIRQEHKESEGDPHVKGRIRQQQQAIARRRMMSEVPKADVIITNPTHFAVALAYKDDEMGAPRVLAKGADAVAAKIRELGEENRIPFLEAPALARSLYRHGELGREIPAALYTAVAEVLAWVYQLRRYRSEGGRSPKRPGHIEVPEDMAYTPSPSDDDDNEN, encoded by the coding sequence ATGTCCGGCGACAGCGACGAAGAAAAAACCGAAGAGCCTACGGCGCGACGGCTTGAAAAGGCCCGTGAAGAGGGTCAGGTGGCGCGCTCAAGAGAGTTGACCACCTTTTTGATGCTGGCCGTCGGTGCTGCCGGTCTGGCGCTTTGCATGAGCTGGATGGGCGAGACGCTGTCCGGAGTCATGAGCGATGGGTTGACCTTTGATGCCGATGTGGCGCGTGATCCGACACGGATGATGATCAACATCTCGGCGCTGGGAGGTCGGGCTCTGCTGGCCATTGCGCCCATCCTGGGCATCATGGGGCTGGTCGCGCTGCTGGCCCCCATGGCGCTGGGTGGATGGCTGTTTTCAACCAAATCTCTCAAGGTCGACCTCAAAAAGCTCAATCCAGGCGCTGGTTTAAAGCGCATCTTTTCAAGTCAGGCGCTGGCAGAGCTGGCCAAGACCATCGCCAAGTCACTGCTGATTGCGCTGGTGGCCGCCTATTTTATCTATAGCCATCAGGGAGAACTGCTCGGGCTTGCCGGAGAAAGTATCCAGTCCGCCATGCGCCACATGTTGCTGCTTGTGGTCTTTTGCTGTGCCTTGATTCTGCTGGCCTTTATCTTTGTCATCATCATCGATGTTCCGTACCAGTTGTGGAGCCATACCAAAAAGCTGCGCATGAGTCGGGAGGACATTCGTCAGGAGCACAAGGAGTCGGAAGGGGATCCGCACGTCAAGGGGCGTATTCGACAGCAGCAGCAGGCGATTGCTCGCCGGCGCATGATGAGTGAAGTCCCCAAGGCTGACGTCATTATTACCAACCCGACGCACTTTGCCGTGGCACTGGCCTACAAGGATGACGAGATGGGCGCCCCCCGGGTATTGGCAAAGGGGGCAGATGCCGTGGCGGCCAAAATTCGTGAGCTCGGAGAGGAAAATCGCATTCCCTTTCTTGAAGCGCCGGCACTGGCGCGCTCGCTGTATCGTCATGGTGAGCTGGGCCGGGAAATTCCTGCGGCACTTTATACCGCGGTCGCTGAAGTGCTGGCCTGGGTCTATCAACTGCGCCGCTATCGTAGCGAAGGTGGTCGATCGCCCAAAAGACCCGGCCATATCGAGGTCCCCGAAGATATGGCCTATACCCCGTCGCCTTCGGATGACGATGACAATGAAAACTAA
- the cheZ gene encoding protein phosphatase CheZ, with the protein MTANAKPQNVDDTIPPDLIARIGHLTRALRDNMRELGLDKEVEKAAQAIPDSRDRLSYIASMTEQAAERSLNAIEIAQPIQDSIEKQSAELAGRWDQWFDKPLEQAEARDLVGDTRAYLEWVPVQTRATQSQLMEVMMAQDFQDLTGQVIKKMMEVIREIERELLQVLIDNIPSEAMRERAKEGSSKPAPEGLLNGPQIKTEGRTDIVTDQSQVDDLLDSLGF; encoded by the coding sequence ATGACAGCCAATGCCAAACCGCAGAACGTCGATGATACGATCCCGCCGGATCTTATCGCCAGGATCGGTCACCTTACCCGTGCGTTGCGTGACAACATGCGAGAGCTCGGTCTGGACAAGGAGGTCGAGAAGGCCGCCCAGGCCATTCCCGATTCCCGCGACCGTCTGAGCTATATCGCCTCAATGACCGAGCAGGCTGCCGAGCGCTCGCTCAATGCCATAGAAATTGCTCAGCCCATTCAGGACAGTATCGAAAAACAGTCAGCCGAGCTGGCAGGGCGCTGGGATCAATGGTTCGACAAGCCGCTCGAGCAGGCCGAAGCACGTGATCTGGTAGGCGACACTCGTGCCTATCTTGAGTGGGTGCCGGTACAGACCCGAGCGACTCAGAGCCAGTTGATGGAAGTCATGATGGCTCAGGATTTTCAGGATCTGACCGGACAGGTCATCAAGAAGATGATGGAGGTCATCCGCGAGATCGAGCGTGAACTTCTGCAGGTGCTGATTGACAATATTCCCTCGGAAGCCATGCGTGAGCGCGCCAAGGAAGGAAGCAGCAAACCTGCGCCAGAAGGGCTTCTCAACGGGCCTCAGATCAAGACAGAAGGGCGTACTGATATCGTGACTGACCAGTCACAGGTCGATGACCTGCTCGACAGTCTGGGATTTTAA
- the cheY gene encoding chemotaxis response regulator CheY, with protein sequence MADKNIHILVVDDFPTMRRIVRNLLKELGFNNVDEAEDGVDGLAKLRSDSFGFVVSDWNMPNLDGLEMLKQIRADDSLKHLPVLMVTAEAKKENIIAAAQAGANGYVVKPFTAATLEEKLNKIFEKLDK encoded by the coding sequence ATGGCTGACAAGAACATTCACATTCTGGTGGTAGATGACTTTCCTACCATGCGTCGCATCGTGCGCAACCTCCTCAAGGAGCTTGGCTTTAACAACGTCGATGAAGCGGAGGATGGCGTCGACGGTCTGGCCAAGCTGCGCAGTGACAGCTTTGGTTTTGTGGTCTCTGACTGGAACATGCCCAACCTTGACGGTCTGGAAATGCTCAAGCAGATCCGTGCCGATGACAGTCTCAAGCATCTTCCGGTACTGATGGTGACGGCAGAGGCCAAAAAGGAAAACATCATTGCAGCGGCACAGGCCGGCGCCAATGGTTACGTGGTTAAACCCTTCACCGCCGCAACGCTCGAAGAGAAGCTGAACAAGATCTTCGAAAAGCTCGACAAATAA
- a CDS encoding protein-glutamate methylesterase/protein-glutamine glutaminase has product MSKIKVLCVDDSALIRSLISEIINQEPDMEVVATAPDPLVARDLIKRTNPDVLTLDVEMPRMDGLDFLERLMRLRPMPVVMVSSLTERGSEITMRALELGAVDFVTKPQLGIREGMAEYAHAITDKIRAASKARLKVAQPSSTPAPAALRAPLYSSEKLLIVGASTGGTEAIREFLMPLPSDSPAILITQHMPAGFTKSFAARLDSLCRISVREAVHGERVLPGHAYLAPGGEAHLRLVRSGANYVISLDHEAPINRHRPSVDALFESAAISAGKNAIGVLLTGMGKDGAQGLLKMREAGAWTLAQDEASCVVFGMPREAIALGAACEVVPITSMCERALAQLGGNNRQALRV; this is encoded by the coding sequence GTGAGCAAGATCAAGGTATTGTGTGTTGACGACTCGGCACTGATCCGAAGCCTGATCAGCGAAATCATCAATCAGGAGCCCGATATGGAAGTGGTCGCCACGGCCCCCGATCCATTGGTGGCTCGTGATCTGATCAAACGGACCAATCCCGATGTTTTGACACTGGATGTCGAAATGCCGCGCATGGATGGTCTGGATTTTCTGGAGCGACTCATGCGTCTACGACCCATGCCGGTCGTCATGGTCTCTTCCCTGACAGAGCGGGGCTCGGAAATCACCATGCGGGCGCTAGAGCTCGGTGCGGTGGACTTTGTCACCAAGCCTCAGCTGGGCATTCGCGAGGGTATGGCAGAGTACGCGCATGCCATCACCGACAAGATCCGTGCGGCCTCAAAAGCCAGGCTCAAGGTGGCGCAGCCTTCATCGACCCCCGCGCCGGCCGCGCTTCGTGCGCCGTTGTATTCCAGCGAGAAACTTTTGATTGTGGGTGCCTCTACGGGCGGTACAGAGGCCATCCGAGAATTTCTGATGCCACTGCCCTCGGACAGCCCGGCGATATTGATCACCCAGCACATGCCGGCCGGATTTACCAAGTCCTTTGCTGCACGCCTGGACAGCCTGTGCCGCATCAGCGTGCGCGAAGCCGTACACGGCGAACGTGTACTGCCCGGTCATGCCTATCTGGCACCCGGTGGTGAGGCGCATCTGCGTCTGGTTCGAAGCGGGGCCAACTATGTGATTTCGCTGGACCACGAGGCGCCCATCAATCGCCACAGGCCTTCCGTTGATGCGCTGTTTGAATCTGCCGCCATCAGTGCCGGCAAGAATGCCATCGGTGTGCTGTTGACCGGCATGGGCAAGGATGGTGCTCAGGGGCTCTTGAAGATGCGTGAAGCCGGTGCCTGGACGCTGGCCCAGGATGAGGCCAGCTGTGTGGTATTTGGCATGCCGCGTGAGGCCATTGCGCTGGGCGCTGCATGCGAGGTTGTTCCCATTACCAGCATGTGCGAGCGGGCGCTGGCACAGCTGGGTGGCAACAATCGTCAGGCGCTGCGCGTCTAG
- a CDS encoding chemotaxis protein CheD (catalyzes the conversion of glutamine residues to glutamate on methyl-accepting chemotaxis receptors) — protein MKFREQEGLANHFYFDRDDSLDAVKLLPSEYYVASKPMVLSTVLGSCVSACIRDSVAGVGGMNHYMLPGDGSHDTSGPKLRYGEHAMRTLIDEICRLGGRRDRLEAKVFGGGMVIAGMASRIGFANAEFVMAWLDRENIRVLAQDLNGSHARRVHYLPGTGQVRVRRLNGSDTVCRREKTLINALVEDAVHPLVAVAGMKGAGR, from the coding sequence ATGAAATTTCGCGAGCAGGAAGGCCTGGCCAACCACTTTTACTTTGACCGTGATGACAGTCTTGACGCCGTCAAGCTGTTGCCGAGCGAGTATTACGTGGCTTCAAAACCCATGGTGCTGTCGACGGTGCTGGGCTCCTGCGTTTCTGCGTGTATTCGCGACAGTGTCGCAGGTGTCGGTGGCATGAATCACTACATGCTGCCCGGAGATGGCAGCCATGACACCAGCGGGCCGAAACTGCGCTATGGCGAACATGCCATGCGTACCCTGATCGACGAAATCTGTCGGCTGGGCGGTCGTCGTGACAGGCTGGAAGCCAAGGTGTTCGGGGGCGGTATGGTCATTGCCGGTATGGCATCACGCATCGGATTTGCCAATGCCGAGTTTGTCATGGCGTGGCTTGATCGTGAAAACATTCGTGTGCTTGCGCAGGACCTCAATGGTAGCCATGCACGTCGCGTGCACTATCTGCCGGGAACGGGTCAGGTAAGGGTCAGGCGTCTCAACGGTAGTGACACGGTCTGTCGTCGTGAAAAGACGTTGATCAATGCGCTGGTTGAAGATGCAGTTCATCCGCTGGTCGCGGTTGCAGGCATGAAAGGAGCAGGACGGTGA
- a CDS encoding CheR family methyltransferase translates to MTEVAESRDLKLTHEDFERVRRLIHERAGIALALHKKEMVYSRLARRLRTLGLNQFRAYLDLLDGHPDSTEWEHFVNALTTNLTSFFREAHHFPILADHVRAQSGNIKVWCCAASTGEEPWSLAMTLTEALGSKAQSARIVATDIDTKALATAAAGIYPIAQIEKLSMEQRKRFFMRGVGSRSGVARVNPALSAMVEYQQLNLLEARWNVEGPFDAIFCRNIMIYFDKPTQKRILERFAPLLKPNGLLFAGHSENFTYLTDAFRLQGHTVYGLSSGPGSRS, encoded by the coding sequence GTGACAGAAGTCGCTGAAAGCCGCGATCTAAAACTGACGCATGAGGATTTCGAGCGTGTCAGGCGTTTGATCCACGAGCGTGCAGGCATCGCACTGGCGTTACATAAAAAAGAGATGGTGTATAGCCGTCTGGCACGTCGCTTGCGCACGCTTGGGCTCAATCAGTTCAGGGCCTATCTGGATCTGCTGGATGGCCATCCTGACTCCACGGAATGGGAACATTTCGTCAACGCGCTGACGACCAACCTGACCTCGTTTTTCCGGGAAGCACATCACTTCCCGATCTTGGCCGATCATGTGCGCGCACAAAGCGGCAATATCAAGGTGTGGTGTTGCGCGGCGTCTACCGGCGAAGAGCCCTGGTCGCTGGCCATGACGCTGACCGAGGCACTTGGTTCGAAGGCTCAGAGTGCCAGAATCGTGGCCACCGATATTGATACCAAGGCGCTTGCTACGGCGGCGGCCGGCATCTATCCGATCGCTCAGATCGAGAAGCTGTCGATGGAGCAGCGCAAGCGGTTTTTCATGCGTGGCGTAGGGTCCAGATCCGGCGTGGCGCGCGTTAATCCGGCGCTATCGGCCATGGTGGAATATCAGCAGCTGAATCTGCTGGAAGCACGATGGAACGTAGAAGGGCCCTTTGATGCCATCTTCTGCCGCAACATCATGATTTATTTTGACAAGCCTACCCAGAAACGGATTCTGGAAAGGTTTGCGCCATTGCTGAAACCCAACGGACTGCTTTTTGCAGGGCACTCCGAAAACTTTACTTATCTGACCGATGCCTTCCGGCTGCAGGGACATACTGTTTATGGGCTCTCTTCAGGTCCGGGTTCTCGGTCATGA